The Bacteroidetes Order II. bacterium genome contains the following window.
ATGCATCGGTCCGGACGGTATCACGACGCACTTCGGAATCCAAGGTAACCAATGTCCCTGAAAGTGGATTGCCCGTCGCATCGCGAACAGAGCCGGAAATACGAAAGGGGCCTCCTCGGTGTCGGACAACGGATGGATATGATTTGGGGCGTCCCCGTTCCTGTGCAACCAATTTGGCGGAGAGACCTATTTGTTTCCAAGAATTTTCTAACCGCGCTTTTAGGCTTTCACCTCCTTTCTGTTCAATTTCGCGTGCAGGCACTTTTAACTTGTTCAGCGTTCCTACATTCGGGATTTCACCTGTCTGTGCGCGGTTAAAGATGGCATCTGCAACAAAACGCTGGTCTTTTGCATCCGGATACAGGCTTCGCATTACATCTCGCAATTCAGCCGGATTGTTCATCGCATTTAGGTTAATCACCTTTTTTTGGACCATTAGCTGTTCTGTCTCGCCAAATGCTTCTGTTTTGGTAAAAAACAAGGCGGCAAAACCAAAAACCATGGCCAGGGTTGCAAAAGCCAGCCAAAGAGCCTCTTGGCTCCGCAGTTCATGACGAAAGGGCATTTTTGCGTTCGTAACCGTGCGCTCTGTAAAGGTTGACATGGGCTATGCGTTCGAGTCCCGGATTTGCTGGATAAACAACCAAACCGCAAACAAAACAAAAAAGAATAAAAATAACAACTTAAACATAAGACCTAAAGGATAAAACTACATCCGAAAGATGAGTTGTACCTGACCTGCAAGAGATAATTCATCGCCAGATTGGAGGGGGTGCCAATGCCCCGGTTCCATGCGATGATGGTTAAGATACGTGCCAAAACGGCTCGTATCTTTAACGTAAAACGTATTGGTCTCGGGCGTAAAGTGAACCCGTATATGCTCTCGAGAGACCTCTCCATTCGTTTGAAGGGCCAAATCTACTCGACGGCTTCCGGGATCTAAACGACCAATAATAAAATCTTGTTTTACAATTTGGTAGGTTTGCCTTCCTGCAAGATCGGCATACTCTAAAAATGCAGAGGGGATGGCAGGTGAAGCAAGCATAGCTTGTGCGGAGGGCGTTGTATTGCCCGAAGAACGGGCTGGTGCCATTAAAGGAGCTACAATATTACGGGTAGGTTGATGGGCCATCTCTCCCAAACGTTCCTCTGCTTTGTCTCGATGAAGGCTCGCTTTTACGCCAATATAGCCCAATGGGGTATCCGCATCGTACACCGGATGAATATCCAAGTACCATGCTGCCACCGTGCGCTGATACACCTCCTTGACGTTCCCAATGGTTGCAGGTTCGGGCTTTCCCCAGAAGCGACTAATCCATCGTGCCATCCTCAAAAGAGGTGTTTTGTTTTGGCGCAGGTTCATGGCCCGCAGTTCTTTGTCTAACCGCGCCCGAATACGCTCATTCAAATACGAAAAAGTGGGCGCAATTTCTTTATACGCCGTAGGATGCAGCAATACTTGAAAGTGAATGGGAACCAAATAAGCCTCCTTATCAAAAGGTTCTGCACCATTTTTCATGGCTTCGGCAACCGTATCCACAATTTCTTGGGCACTGGGGCGACGGGATGTATCTTGCATAATGAATTGAAGTTTACGTGCATCTAATCCGAATGATACTTATTTATCGGTGGCTGTTCAATAGAAAAATCGTAAACAAACAATATTTCGTCACCGAGAGACGAAAAGTTTCAAAGGATAAACAAGTCGGTTTTTTACGGGATAAATATAACATGTCGGGCCTGCTGTTACCCAAATTAAACAATCCATCCCAAGTCTCCATCCAAAAATACGACAATCACATCCTTAAGGGTGTGTGTATGCCCCAAACAAGGCCGAAATGGGTAATAAAATCAGCTACTTGCGGTACCACAGATTATTTGATATATTCTCTATACCCACCCTGTTGCTCCGCCAGCCCTCCTG
Protein-coding sequences here:
- a CDS encoding FHA domain-containing protein, which translates into the protein MQDTSRRPSAQEIVDTVAEAMKNGAEPFDKEAYLVPIHFQVLLHPTAYKEIAPTFSYLNERIRARLDKELRAMNLRQNKTPLLRMARWISRFWGKPEPATIGNVKEVYQRTVAAWYLDIHPVYDADTPLGYIGVKASLHRDKAEERLGEMAHQPTRNIVAPLMAPARSSGNTTPSAQAMLASPAIPSAFLEYADLAGRQTYQIVKQDFIIGRLDPGSRRVDLALQTNGEVSREHIRVHFTPETNTFYVKDTSRFGTYLNHHRMEPGHWHPLQSGDELSLAGQVQLIFRM